A portion of the Lolium rigidum isolate FL_2022 chromosome 1, APGP_CSIRO_Lrig_0.1, whole genome shotgun sequence genome contains these proteins:
- the LOC124683971 gene encoding probable glucomannan 4-beta-mannosyltransferase 9 isoform X2: MWRHVRGPVIVPLLRASVAVCLAMCVLLFVEKVYMAVVITAVRLLGRRPERQWRWEPMREDDDPELGNAAYPMVLVQIPMYNEREVYQLSIGAACGLSWPSDRIIIQVLDDSTDPVIKEMVQIECQRWARKGVNIKYEIRDNRRGYKAGALKEGMKHSYVRDCDFVAIFDADFQPEPSFLCRAMPFFIHNPEIGLVQGRWRFVNANECLMTRMQEMSLDYHFKVEQEVGSSAYAFFGFNGTAGVWRISALNEAGGWKDRTTVEDMDLAVRASLKGWKFVYLGDLMVKSELPSTFKAFRYQQHRWSCGPANLFRKMFMEIVRNKRVTLRKRIYVIYNFFFVRKIIGHILTSVFYCFVIPATVFVPEIEIPMWGYVYIPTIITLLNAVGTPRSVHLVIFWVLFENVMSIHRTKATFIGLLEAGRVNEWVVTEKLGDIMKMKLQSKASRKVPKHRYGIRLHLLELGVAAYIFSCGCYDMLFGKGYYYIFLFMQSTAFFVVGVGYVGTLVPH; encoded by the exons ATGTGGCGGCATGTCCGTGGCCCGGTGATCGTGCCGCTGCTGCGCGCGTCCGtggcggtctgcctcgccatgtGCGTGCTCCTGTTCGTGGAGAAGGTGTACATGGCCGTGGTCATCACGGCGGTGCGGCTGCTCGGCCGCCGCCCCGAGCGGCAGTGGCGGTGGGAGCCCATGCGCGAGGACGACGACCCCGAGCTCGGCAACGCCGCCTACCCCATGGTGCTTGTCCAGATCCCCATGTACAACGAACGCGAG GTGTACCAGCTGTCGATCGGGGCGGCGTGCGGGCTGTCCTGGCCGTCGGACCGGATCATCATCCAGGTGCTCGACGACTCCACGGACCCCGTTATCAAG GAGATGGTGCAGATAGAGTGCCAGCGGTGGGCGAGGAAGGGCGTGAACATCAAGTACGAGATCCGGGACAACCGTCGGGGGTACAAGGCCGGCGCGCTCAAGGAGGGCATGAAGCACAGCTATGTCCGCGACTGCGACTTTGTGGCCATCTTCGACGCCGACTTCCAGCCGGAGCCCAGCTTCCTGTGCCGCGCCATGCCCTTCTTCATCCACAACCCCGAGATCGGCCTCGTCCAAGGCCGATGGAGATTTG TGAATGCAAATGAATGTTTGATGACAAGGATGCAGGAGATGTCCTTGGACTACCACTTTAAAGTGGAGCAAGAAGTTGGATCCTCCGCTTATGCCTTCTTTGGCTTCAATG GAACCGCTGGTGTGTGGCGCATATCAGCTCTGAATGAGGCAGGAGGCTGGAAGGACCGAACCACAGTTGAAGACATGGATCTGGCAGTCAGAGCAAGCCTCAAGGGATGGAAGTTTGTGTACCTTGGTGATCTGATG GTAAAAAGTGAGCTCCCAAGTACGTTCAAAGCATTTCGGTACCAGCAACATAGATGGTCGTGTGGGCCGGCAAATCTGTTCAGGAAAATGTTCATGGAGATTGTCAGAAATAAG AGAGTGACGCTTCGGAAGAGAATCTATGTCATCTACAACTTCTTTTTCGTGCGCAAGATCATCGGCCACATTTTGACctctgtgttttactgttttgttaTCCCAGCCACAGTCTTTGTTCCTGAGATTGAGATACCAATGTGGGGTTACGTCTACATTCCAACCATTATCACCCTTCTCAATGCTGTTGGGACTCCAAG GTCTGTTCACTTGGTTATCTTTTGGGTCCTGTTTGAGAATGTCATGTCAATTCATAGAACAAAGGCAACCTTCATTGGTCTACTGGAGGCAGGTAGGGTGAACGAGTGGGTGGTGACAGAGAAGCTTGGTGACATTATGAAGATGAAACTACAAAGCAAAGCTTCCAGGAAG GTACCTAAACATCGATATGGAATCAGGTTGCATCTTTTGGAGCTTGGTGTTGCAGCCTATATCTTCTCTTGTGGATGCTATGATATGTTGTTTGGGAAAGGATATTACTATATATTTCTTTTCATGCAATCCACCGCTTTCTTCGTCGTCGGCGTGGGATATGTCGGGACACTCGTCCCGCACTGA
- the LOC124660503 gene encoding pentatricopeptide repeat-containing protein At4g16470, whose product MDSISLARKLRSFCIAGELSEAVSLLHRSAVRPVPGSYALLLQECVNRKDARLGKRIHARMVATGYRCGHYIATKLLIFYAKIGELAVARSLFDGMPTRGVVAWNALISGCTRARLEAQAVEMFGAMRAEGLRPDQFTFASVLCACARLAALEHGRRVHGVMAKSGDVVAGNVFANSALVDMYLKCSSAEDARRAFAAAPERNVTMWTAVISGHGQHGHVREALVLFQQMTQDGFRPNDVTFLAVLSACAHGGLVDEGLGHFSSMPLDYGLTPKAEHYAAVVDMLARVGRLRDAYELVKKLPDSQEHSVVWGALLGACRKHGGDLKLVELVAQRFFRLQPGNTGKYVVLANTYAACDMWDSVAGMHEAMKSLGIRKDPAWSAVEVHGKKHFFLSRDTYHD is encoded by the coding sequence ATGGACTCGATTAGCCTAGCACGAAAGCTGAGGTCTTTCTGCATCGCAGGAGAGCTATCTGAGGCGGTGAGTCTCCTCCACCGGAGCGCCGTGCGCCCCGTCCCTGGCTCCTACGCGCTCCTGCTCCAAGAATGCGTGAACCGGAAGGACGCGAGGCTCGGCAAGAGGATCCACGCGCGCATGGTCGCCACCGGGTACAGGTGCGGCCACTACATCGCAACCAAGCTGCTCATCTTCTACGCCAAGATCGGGGAGCTCGCCGTCGCCCGGAGCCTGTTCGACGGAATGCCGACCAGGGGCGTCGTGGCATGGAACGCGCTGATATCCGGGTGCACGCGCGCCCGCTTGGAGGCGCAGGCGGTGGAGATGTTCGGCGCGATGCGGGCGGAGGGGCTGAGGCCGGACCAGTTCACGTTCGCGTCCGTGCTCTGCGCGTGCGCGAGGCTGGCCGCGCTGGAGCACGGCCGGCGCGTGCACGGCGTCATGGCCAAGTCGGGGGACGTCGTCGCCGGGAATGTATTCGCCAACAGCGCGCTCGTCGACATGTACCTCAAGTGCAGCAGCGCCGAGGACGCGCGCCGGGCGTTCGCGGCCGCGCCCGAGAGGAACGTCACCATGTGGACCGCCGTCATCTCCGGGCATGGCCAGCACGGGCATGTGCGCGAGGCGCTGGTGCTGTTCCAGCAGATGACGCAGGACGGGTTTCGGCCGAACGACGTGACGTTCCTCGCCGTGCTCTCGGCATGCGCGCACGGTGGGCTCGTCGACGAGGGGCTGGGGCACTTCTCGTCCATGCCGTTGGACTACGGCCTCACCCCGAAGGCTGAGCACTACGCGGCGGTGGTCGACATGCTCGCGAGGGTCGGCAGGCTCCGCGACGCGTACGAGCTCGTCAAGAAGCTGCCGGACAGCCAGGAGCACTCTGTGGTCTGGGGCGCACTGCTGGGTGCCTGCAGGAAGCACGGCGGTGACTTGAAGCTGGTCGAGCTCGTCGCGCAGCGCTTCTTCCGGCTGCAGCCGGGGAACACCGGCAAGTACGTCGTCCTGGCGAACACATACGCAGCCTGCGATATGTGGGACAGCGTGGCCGGTATGCATGAGGCCATGAAGTCGCTCGGCATTAGGAAGGACCCTGCTTGGAGCGCCGTGGAAGTCCACGGGAAGAAGCACTTCTTCCTGTCCAGAGACACATACCACGAC
- the LOC124683971 gene encoding probable glucomannan 4-beta-mannosyltransferase 9 isoform X1, producing MDAAEQIAVMWRHVRGPVIVPLLRASVAVCLAMCVLLFVEKVYMAVVITAVRLLGRRPERQWRWEPMREDDDPELGNAAYPMVLVQIPMYNEREVYQLSIGAACGLSWPSDRIIIQVLDDSTDPVIKEMVQIECQRWARKGVNIKYEIRDNRRGYKAGALKEGMKHSYVRDCDFVAIFDADFQPEPSFLCRAMPFFIHNPEIGLVQGRWRFVNANECLMTRMQEMSLDYHFKVEQEVGSSAYAFFGFNGTAGVWRISALNEAGGWKDRTTVEDMDLAVRASLKGWKFVYLGDLMVKSELPSTFKAFRYQQHRWSCGPANLFRKMFMEIVRNKRVTLRKRIYVIYNFFFVRKIIGHILTSVFYCFVIPATVFVPEIEIPMWGYVYIPTIITLLNAVGTPRSVHLVIFWVLFENVMSIHRTKATFIGLLEAGRVNEWVVTEKLGDIMKMKLQSKASRKLRTKIREIRERLHLLELGVAAYIFSCGCYDMLFGKGYYYIFLFMQSTAFFVVGVGYVGTLVPH from the exons ATGGACGCGGCGGAGCAGATCGCGGTGATGTGGCGGCATGTCCGTGGCCCGGTGATCGTGCCGCTGCTGCGCGCGTCCGtggcggtctgcctcgccatgtGCGTGCTCCTGTTCGTGGAGAAGGTGTACATGGCCGTGGTCATCACGGCGGTGCGGCTGCTCGGCCGCCGCCCCGAGCGGCAGTGGCGGTGGGAGCCCATGCGCGAGGACGACGACCCCGAGCTCGGCAACGCCGCCTACCCCATGGTGCTTGTCCAGATCCCCATGTACAACGAACGCGAG GTGTACCAGCTGTCGATCGGGGCGGCGTGCGGGCTGTCCTGGCCGTCGGACCGGATCATCATCCAGGTGCTCGACGACTCCACGGACCCCGTTATCAAG GAGATGGTGCAGATAGAGTGCCAGCGGTGGGCGAGGAAGGGCGTGAACATCAAGTACGAGATCCGGGACAACCGTCGGGGGTACAAGGCCGGCGCGCTCAAGGAGGGCATGAAGCACAGCTATGTCCGCGACTGCGACTTTGTGGCCATCTTCGACGCCGACTTCCAGCCGGAGCCCAGCTTCCTGTGCCGCGCCATGCCCTTCTTCATCCACAACCCCGAGATCGGCCTCGTCCAAGGCCGATGGAGATTTG TGAATGCAAATGAATGTTTGATGACAAGGATGCAGGAGATGTCCTTGGACTACCACTTTAAAGTGGAGCAAGAAGTTGGATCCTCCGCTTATGCCTTCTTTGGCTTCAATG GAACCGCTGGTGTGTGGCGCATATCAGCTCTGAATGAGGCAGGAGGCTGGAAGGACCGAACCACAGTTGAAGACATGGATCTGGCAGTCAGAGCAAGCCTCAAGGGATGGAAGTTTGTGTACCTTGGTGATCTGATG GTAAAAAGTGAGCTCCCAAGTACGTTCAAAGCATTTCGGTACCAGCAACATAGATGGTCGTGTGGGCCGGCAAATCTGTTCAGGAAAATGTTCATGGAGATTGTCAGAAATAAG AGAGTGACGCTTCGGAAGAGAATCTATGTCATCTACAACTTCTTTTTCGTGCGCAAGATCATCGGCCACATTTTGACctctgtgttttactgttttgttaTCCCAGCCACAGTCTTTGTTCCTGAGATTGAGATACCAATGTGGGGTTACGTCTACATTCCAACCATTATCACCCTTCTCAATGCTGTTGGGACTCCAAG GTCTGTTCACTTGGTTATCTTTTGGGTCCTGTTTGAGAATGTCATGTCAATTCATAGAACAAAGGCAACCTTCATTGGTCTACTGGAGGCAGGTAGGGTGAACGAGTGGGTGGTGACAGAGAAGCTTGGTGACATTATGAAGATGAAACTACAAAGCAAAGCTTCCAGGAAGCTACGGACGAAgataagagagatacgagaaag GTTGCATCTTTTGGAGCTTGGTGTTGCAGCCTATATCTTCTCTTGTGGATGCTATGATATGTTGTTTGGGAAAGGATATTACTATATATTTCTTTTCATGCAATCCACCGCTTTCTTCGTCGTCGGCGTGGGATATGTCGGGACACTCGTCCCGCACTGA